A genomic segment from Vicia villosa cultivar HV-30 ecotype Madison, WI unplaced genomic scaffold, Vvil1.0 ctg.001323F_1_1, whole genome shotgun sequence encodes:
- the LOC131634622 gene encoding serine/threonine-protein phosphatase 7 long form homolog, producing MIAVLFPDKSHSVLHSSWFKFVKDFDECGKYSWGSACLAYLYREMCKACRVGCMSVGGCSLILAVWTYYRIPRLAPKSEIAPSYPYATRFAQRGMEYFSSPNTFLDGYRFILDHMVQGDFLWRPYEEYPRRTQREARAWSATTYIICFHIVEMHHADRVRLQFGFTQNIPQPPRCLGDHHLVTKNDVKDCNYRDVNINENNEWKGRKNLIMTASTQGFIDISDDQVLENLPTISPQQLARFMNDGPSHQNDELSSDDSPQRQPPPNIEQPLVQ from the exons ATGATTGCTGTTTTATTTCCTGATAAATCTCATAGTGTATTGCATTCTTCTTGGTTCAAATTTGTCAAAGATTTTGATGAATGTGGCAAATATAGTTGGGGGTCCGCGTGTTTGGCTTACCTTTACAGGGAGATGTGCAAAGCATGTCGTGTAGGATGCATGAGTGTTGGAGGATGCTCACTCATTCTCGCTGTGTGGACATACTATCGCATTCCACGACTTGCTCCAAAGAGTGAAATTGCTCCATCCTATCCATACGCCACTAG ATTTGCACAACGAGGTATGGAGTATTTCTCATCTCCAAATACTTTTCTTGATGGATATCGTTTCATTTTGGATCACATGGTCCAAGGAGAT TTTTTGTGGAGGCCTTACGAAGAATATCCTCGTCGCACTCAACGAGAAGCTCGAGCGTGGAGTGCAACTACATATATTATCTGTTTTCATATTGTGGAAATGCATCACGCCGACAGGGTTAGGCTTCAATTTGGTTTTACGCAAAACATCCCTCAACCCCCGAGGTGTCTTGGAGATCATCACTTGGTAACGAAGAATGATGTAAAGGATTGTAATTATCGAGATGTGAACATTAACGAGAACAATGAGTGGAAAGGTAGAAAAAACTTAATAATGACAG CTTCTACTCAAGGATTCATTGACATCAGTGATGATCAAGTACTCGAAAATTTACCGACAATATCTCCACAACAACTGGCGAGGTTTATGAATGATGGTCCGTCGCATCAAAACGATGAACTTTCAAGCGACGATTCTCCACAAAGGCAACCTCCACCAAACATTGAGCAACCGTTAG TACAGTAA